The region CGGGGGTCTCAAGGGCTATGCCTACAGAACATTCTGGTGAGGACAGGCTCACCTCCCACTTCCCAGGAAGCTGGTGTCTCTGGCTACGAAAGATTGAGTCCATACCAGTCTTGCCAAACCCACATCCCTGGCTCCTTAGACCCGCCGGGAAGGCAGCAAGTGGGCACTCTGGAGCCTCGGTCGGGCTGCCAGGTTATTTTTAATCTTGTCGGTCTCCTTTGATGTCCTGGCTttccttccctgatggcccagcctTCTGTTCCTGGCGGCTTCCAAGCGGAGGCAAAGCACAAGCCTCCTTCCACACTCGGCATCTGGAGTTCAGAAGCCAAAGCCCACGGGGTGTCTCCGGCCCCCCAGCTGGGCTCCGGGGGTCCCCGAGGGGCTGTGTGGCCTCACTTGCAGACGTAGCGCTCCACGGTGCGCTCACACCTACGGCAGGTGACGTAGCAGCACCAATGGTACTTGCAGTGGCAGCGCTCGACCACGCGGTCTGTGTAGGGGTTGTAGCCGCGTCCACAGCACATGAGGTCGCAGCTGTCGCTGCCATGCGAGGTCTTGTTGCACTGCctggagggggatggggaggtCAGTGAGCACCCCCATCACTCACCAGTCCCCCCCACTCCCAGCCAGGCAGCCCCCATCTCCTCCGACCACGGCTGCTGCCTCAGTCCCCCTTGGATAGTGTCTTGGTCTTTGgagaatttaaattctttttcccaGGGTTCCTTCTCACTTTTCCCTATATTTCTAGTAGACGTTTATTAAAATGAGGGGgtgttctgtttcttttgtctcttttcctaTACCTTCTACTTCTAAATACTTGAAAATGTCTCAAACCACTAGAATAATTCTACCTTCATATTTAATCCTTAATTATATTCTAACAAATACAAAAATCGTTTTCACTTTTAGAATCTCAGGACAAATTCGGAAACAAATGGCATCGGACGTGAGGCACAGGGAGCACCTGGCGCTCTCTTCTTGGAGACAGAGGGTCTGTCAATCATTTGCCCCCTCTGAATCAGGTGCTTCCCTCCAGAAGTTTATCTTATtggaggcaggcagggtctttggGCCAGTGGAATTGCTATGCCCACTTTACTTTACAGGTGGAAACAGGCTCAGCAAAGGGCAGAGGGCTGCTCAAAGTCTCACGACGGTTTGCGGATAAGCAGGGCTCAAGCTTAGGGGTCCTTTGAAACCAAGTCCAGTGCTTATCCATTCTCCCCACCCTAAGGGGCAGagaatccctgggctggaagtgATTCACGAAGAAACGAATCACTCATGTGGGTAAAGAAGACACTGAAGGTCCCTATAAACCCCAAATATCCTTGCCATCAGTTCTTCTGTCCTGCCATCGGTTCTTCTGTCTAGTGAGGAAACGTCTGTGCAGGTCTGCATTTTCATCTAGCTGGGCTTGCGCTTTGCTGAGGTGTTGTCATGGGAAGCAGCTGGATGCCCACAGCCACATGGACCAAGGAATCCCAGAGTGTCCCAGGTGAGTAAGCCCTAGGGATGACCAAATCCAACCCTCATCTTtcctgatggggaaactgagacacagaatgGACAGAGGACTTGCCCAGCATCACACAGGGTGAGCACCAGGTCTGTGAGAgttcaggaaggcttcctggagggagaGGGGTCATCCAGGCCATTCCATGAAAGATGAGTAGGAATCTCAGATAGAAGGGAGGGCATAGGGTGGTGAGGGCAAGGAGAACAAACACCCGACCTAATGTaagggggggtgggggacagatgGATGAAGCAGcaaggctggaggcaggaggccaaGGAGGAGACTGGACGGTGGCTGAGAAAAAGAAGTTGAGGCCTGAGCTGGAAAGGAGCcatggagaggaaaggagagatcGCCTGGAGGGGGAGTTAGGAAGAGACTGCATGTGGGGGCTGTATGCAGTTCCAGGCAAGAGGGAGAAGACAGGAAGCAACAGCAGAACATATGCCCAGagccagcagacctgggttcaaacccaagCTCTTCTGCTCACTGGCtatgtgacttcaggcaagtcacttaacctttctgagcttttTTTTAGTCATTCAACACCATTAGTCCCTCTCAGCCTTATTCTGAAGGTCTCTAGACCAAGAAAGGGTGCTGGAAAGGGTTTCACTTTATTTCTGGGTCCCTGACATGCAATTTTTGAAATCTGGCCTCCAGCTTCAGACCCAGACAAGAACTATAATGGTGCCTGTGAGGGGGATCTGgggaggctggggcctggggaTACAGCAGGTTTCAGAGACTGGAATAGGGACTGCTAAGGGGGCCTCAGTTCACCAGGCTGGATTTGAGGAGGGCATCTTGCCCCGCTAGGGGACCCAGCTAATGTGTACCACCTATGCACCTGCCTTTTACAGTTAACAAAGCTCATTTCCATCCAACCCCCTGTACCCCTAAATCCCCAACCTAGTAAAGTTCATgtttcccctcctccaggaagccttccttgctGTCCAGGCTGAGTCAGGGCCCCTCCGGGATCCCCGTTTTCCCTCTGTCACAATCTGAGCACTAgatgtccctccccacccctggtgCCAGCCAGAGCCTCATATAATGGATGTAAAAAGTGTCTGTGGTTGTGAGCCACTGAGATGTTGGGGGCAGTTTGTTACTGCAGAAAAAGCTGGCCCATACAGCTGTCTAACAAGGCCCATCCTTGGAAGAATGGCTGAGGGCTGAGTGTGGCAGGAaaccggggggtggggggatggcaTTCTGAGAAAGCAAGGGTAGCTGCTGGTGCTGTGGGAAGGGGCCTCCTCATCAACAGTTTGGGGGCAAGTCCTTGGGGCAGAGTCGCAACAGCTGGGAAGGAAGAGGCCTGGCAGCctcagggagggggtggggggagcccctCATTCACAAACCTTTCCCAGGGCACTGATCACGCCCAGCATGGAGGGGCTGTGTGATTCGAATCACACCAACCCTCCAGGTGTGTAGCACGGTCCCCAAGGCACAGAAGACAACCCTGAGcttcagggaagggaagggatttGTTCAAGGTCCCCTCCTCTAGAAAGCTGTGGCATCAGGGTGGGAACTGTCCTTCCtgagacacacacaggcacagccACCCCAGGGCTCCAGGGAGAACCCCTCTTTGCTCTGGGGTCCTCAGTGGGCTTCCCCAGGTCCTGTGTGTTCTAgaatcctccccccaccccatcctcatcACACCCACCCTGGGTCCTCAGCCTAGACTCTCgctccttcctgtctctctggCCTGACCTGGTTCCATCTTCACTCTGCCTGACCTCCTCAATCTGGCCTCCAGATGGGCGCCTGGGCCTCCTCTTACAGCCTGCTGCCCTGGCCCGTGAGGAGGGAGCCCCCCAAAGCAGCCCCCCTTTCCTAGAGACAGGAACGTGGGCTGaggaggaagcaaaagctggCCAGGCAccaactatgtgccagacacGTTCTCAGACACCCTCACTCTGGTTCAATATTCTTTTAACCCCGAAGAACACTCGTCTTGTGGAATGCTATTAGGGGCTCCTTAATAAAAGAGTTCCATAGCCAAACACCTCTGGGAAACAGAGGCTTAGACAGATCCTTTACTGCAGGATTCCTCAGAGCCTTTAATATGTTCTTGTGCCTTGCAAAGAGAATTTCCCAGTGTATTTGATTGCACAACTATTTCTTTATAGCATTTTAGGAATGGATTCCTCCTGAACCATCTCGGGAAAGAGCTGCTCCCCTGAATCCTCACCAGTCCCTCCTGGCACCCAGGAGGTCTGTGGTCCCCACTGGCTCCCtccctttttccagtcctggatTAGCTTTAGCCTCTAGGATAGGCCTTGCTATAGGAATCCCAGGCCTGGCTCTGAAATGGGAGGGTGGCGGGGAGGCAGGGGGCGGCTAGAAGAGAGAGCTAGGGTCTGGGAGGGGTGGATGTAGGTGGGGATGTGGGAGCACCCTCTCCACAAAATGCAGGCCGGCCTCGCTCTCCTGTTGCCCCTTTGGAGCGAGCCTGCCCTGGTCCTGCCTCCACGCTGTGCAGACTTCGGGTGTGGCCAGGGGGACTGCCTGCCCCACCCCATGCCTCAGTTCATTTGTCCAACCAGCAGGTTGTGTGACATGATCCTTCCCGTATTCATTTGACAGACATCTACTGAGGACCTATTTTATGTCAGGCAGCCTCTTTCCTAGCCCTTGTCTGCCGCACAGTCACTGACTCTTCCCATCTGTCTCCCTCACTAGGGAACAGGTGAGGTAGGGACCTCTCATGAGCCTCCGTTCCCAAGGAGCCCCTGCCTTGGTGAGGAGCACAACAGCCTCTCCCAGGAGCTCTGCCGGGAGCCCTGGGATCCCACACCTCCACTCAGCATTCAACCAGGCAGGGACTCCATTCCCCAAATGCCAGCTGAAGCCCAACCAACTGTGTGTGCCCGGGCCTGAGCTGGGAAGGCCACATGGCTGGCCTTTCCTGCCAGGGTGGCGGCAGGCCCTTACCTGTCCTGTGTCCCGTGTGAGCCCACCTTCTCATTCTTCATGCAGAAGTCGGGGGAGCTCTGCAGATAGACAAGCTCCGAGTCCTTCACAGGCCGGATGTCCAGGTCCTTGGGCACCAAGTGCTTGCGGGTACCCATGGGTCGGTGCACCACCTTGGTGGCCGACAGGTAGCGGGTCTTGAGGTCGGCAGCCACATCCCGAAGCTCCTGCAGCCCCTTCCAGCAGGTGCGGATGGAGCAGGAGCCAGATACCCCATGGCACTTACACTTCATTTCCAGAGAGGCACGCAGAGCCTGCGGACAGGGGGAGGGCGTTGGGCTGGGTGGTGGGGCTCCTTCCCTTgcctgccctgggccctggccccacccctccGCCTGCCAGTGTTCTCAGGGAGTCACTGCCTGCTCCAGGCCTCAAGGGACAAGGGACAGGGCGTTTTGCTCTCAAGCTGCAGGGTAGATCCTTAGCTCCTCCTCCAACCCTGGAGGGCAGCtgggaggggcaggaagagagTGGCTTTCGCAGGGGTAACGATGCCATTCATACACCTACTGTACCTACTGCCCTCACACTTCAAATGGTTTCATCATCACAGAAGTCGTTCATGGGCGATATCAttaattttcccatttaaaaaagagaaaatgaaggctcagagaggctgagtctCCTGCCCAAAGCTACACAGTTAGGAGATCttgggctgggatttgaacccagttctgAAGGCAATTCCGAAAGCCATGGCTTTTCACATgctctgctttttctctctcacaAAATGCTTGCTGAAAAAAGGTgagcaggagaagaaaaggaagggagggagaggagaagcaGCAAGAGGTGGGTGCTAGGGGCTGGCCGTCCCCGAGCCTGCCTGCTGCCGCATCATCACTCAGCACCTGTCTTCATGTGCGCTGAGCAGGTGTGTAATTGCTACCTTATAGAGTCGTTGAAAGGATTCAACAAGATGACATATATGAAAGCGTTTTGTGAACTACTAAAGTTAAATCAATATTTGGTTTTGAAAAATCAGTCTAAGTAAGAATTATGGTGGGCAGGGTTGGACTTGGGGCCTGGGGAGACTCTAGCCGGGGCTTTGGAGATGGCTCTGTGCGACTGACTTCtgcaggcctcagtttctccctgtGTACCTGAGGGGTGTGAGCGAGACGCCTTCTGCAGGCCTTCCAGTTCTGCAGTCTAAGCCCCGCCCCCTTGCACACAGGACTGGGGCCCCTCTGCCCTCCCGCCTGCCGGGTGGGCGCCACTGCAAGGGTTAGGGGTCTCCCAGGCCTGTCTGTGCATCAAAAatacagggaaactgaggcacacggAGGGAGCCTTGCTCCAAATCCCATGGGGAGTTAGTGAGGAAGCTGGTCAAGGTCCCAGGGTTCCCTACCCCTCACAGTGCCGGAAAGTGGGGAGTGAGGGAGTCCACTTGGGTCTAGAGGCTGGAACTGTCTCAGCAAAGCCTGTGGAGAGCACACAATGAAATGAACCTGACTGCAGGGCACGCTCGGCTTCCCAAGGGCACGAGGCACTTCCGAGTCACCCAGGAAAGTAAACCACACTCAGCTCCTCAGCTCAGAGGGCAGGAAGGGCCCGGCTTCCCGAGGCCTCCGTGCCAGGGCGGGGCATGCTGTCATTGACCCTCCCGGGCCCCTGTGAATGGTCCCAGGGAGGCCAGCTCCGGGGCATCAGGGCCCGGGACAGGTCTGAGGTGCCTGCAAAGCTGAGGACCCTGAGTGGACTGCACTGCAGGATGGGATGGCTGCCAGTGTCGTGTGACCATGGCAGCACGAGGCTGGGGCCTGGCTGTGGACAGGAGTGGGGCTGGGCTCTTGGGCGGGAGGATGGTGAAGGGCTCCCAGTTGGTTTCCAAGGGTTGTGGGGAGCAAGCCCACAGGGTTCGGAGGCAGAAAAGTTCTCGGTCCCTTGCCAGACTCTGCTATAGACCACAGGGTGACTTGACCTGTTTCCCAACTGTCCAAAGACCACCTGGACGTCCTAGAATCCTTACACAAGGGAGATCAGAGAGACAGGAAGGTGAGGACGTGGAAACCTCTAGACTTGGAATCCCatagacctgggttccatcacaCTGTGTGTCCTTGGCCAAGCCACCTAAGCTCCTTCTGCCTCACTTGGGGCCTCTGCACAACGGGCCTAAgggggctgcagggaggaggTCATGAGATTCATCCACACCTGATACTCTGCCCCTCTGGGATCAGCTCCCCATCTGCAAGGAGGGATAACAGTACTTCTTCACAGTGTGGTTTCATGGACCATGGGAGAGAAAGCTAATCAAGCACCCaccacagtgtctggcacacagatGAGCATAAAGTTTGTTAAAAAGGTCcgttcattcatttatgcattcacTCCAACCTTCTCTACAATGAGGTGAGGAATTAAAGCAACACTGATAATGAAATACATGGAGGGGAAATCATGTTCTGGAGGCTAGGGTGGGTTTTTGAGCTGGGAGAGAGATCCCATTAGATCCAAGGAGACGGCCCTTAGCTCTCCATGGCCCACTGCGCTCTCATGCTTCCTCTGACGCCCAGCCTTGGCCCCGAGCCCCGGAGGAGGAGTCTGAGGAAATGTGACAATGAGGACTAGAgagcacccacccacccacccctttttttttttttttttttttcagttctaccactttattgctaccaacccatctccctccatcttcgtgcacacatgctcagtcatgtaatcccatggacttcagcccgccaggctcctctgtccatggacttttccaggcaagaatactggagtgggttgccattcccttctccactgcccaccccattttatagatgggaacaACTGAGGGCAGAGAGGAAGTGACTCGTCCAGTGTCACACAGTAAGTTTAGAGCTCCTGACTCCCAGCTTAGCGCTCCTTCTGCTCCACCAACGTTCTCCAACCCAAACCCCAGtggaccccctggaggagaagaaGCCAGGCAAGCCCCAAGCCGCTGGAGAGGGAAGAGTCAGGGGAGGCCAGGAGCACATCAGTGTGGGCACATCAGGGCCcgtccccccaccaccccctccactGGGGCCCACCGGGTGCCCCTTTCCGGGCCAACTGGCATAAGCACAACCAtctggggggggtgggtgggggggtggttacCTGTCTCCCCACTTCACTGTTGTGTAGACGCATCAGTTTATTGGCTTGGGATCCTGTTTTTTTCACCTTCATAGGAGCATCGGAAAACTTGGCCCCCATGAGGAGCCCGTAGCTGAGGTTGTCCGCACATCCTCCCCAGCGGTTCCCGGGCCCGGGTGGCTCACCTGGGACGGGGCCGCAGGAGCAGCCGGGCAGGTCGCCGGAGGTGCAGGCCCGGGCGATGGCGTGGCTGATGGCGGCCGCCGACAGCGCATACACGAAGGCTGACTCCCGGGTCCCTGTGGGGAGGAGCGGGGTCAACCCAGGCGAGCGACCCAAGCATAGGACAGTGCCCAGGGCTGAAGTCCCCACCTTCCTCTGGGGCCAGATGGGGACAGTGGTGGCAAGTGGACGCAGCAGGTGGAGGGTGGCGCTAGGACCATTCATCTGTCACccccccatcctcccccaaaTGGACTAGCTGACGGGCACACTCACTCGTGAAGCCCCAAAAGCCAGCAACCCCACCGGCACACCCTCACACGCTCAGCACACTGCACTTTCACACTGCACGCCCCACACCCAGTGTTAGGGACTGCTTTCAGGCACTGAGGGCCCCATCCCTGAGCTCCTCAAAGACAGGTGAGCAAACAGCCTGCTGCAGGATGAAAGGTGTCCCCTAAAAAGATATGGTCAAGTCCTGACCCCTGGTACCTGTGAacgtgaccttatttagaaatggGGTCTTTGCAGGTGTAACTGAGCTGAGGTCATTAGACGGATCAGAGTGGGCCCGGATACAACAACTGGGGTCCTTGGAGGAAGAGGGAATCATATAGGGCAGAGGCCATGTGACCGAAACAGAGACGGAAGAGATGCAGCTAGAAGCCAAGGAACACAGACTGCGGCAGTCTCCAGAAGTGAAGACAAGGCAGGGATGAGTCTTCCCCCTTGTGCCTTCAGAGGAAGCCCTGTGGACACCCTGACTCTGACTTCCGACTTCCAGCCTCTGGATGGAGATGATTCTCCCCTTGTGAGAAGCCCCGCAGAGCGTGGGGCTTTGTTACAGCAGTCTTAACAACTAAGATGGAGTCCAACGTGCCTTGGCTGTGGGGTCCTGGCCTCAGGTCCAAGCAAGTTACTGCCCTTCTCAAGCCTTGGTGTCCTTAACCATAGGGTGGTAACGATATACCTACCTCACAGCCCTCTCTGGAGTTGAGATAATTCAGGAAGAAGGGAGGCTATGTTTGTAAAGTGCTGCACACACATGACCTGTCACTGTGCGGGGGACAGAACTGATCCCCTGCCTTTCAAAGGCCTCCTTATGATACACAGGAACTCCCACCCCAATCCACCCCAGAAGCCCCCTCCTCCAGCAAGTCTTCTCCACAGACGCTCCTTAGTCCCTGTATCACTCTGGGCCTCTCACAGCACTTTGAGTCGGGTTGGTCTAGAATTACCATGTGGCACACCTGTCTGCCCTGAGGGTGGGCTCAGTCGCACTCTTGTTATAGACTCCGCACCCCGCCCACCGACCTCCCTGCATCATTCATTCCTTTGTCCAGGTATGAGGGGTATGCATGCATTTGTACTGTCATCCAGGCTCCCCCGCACTCCCTGtatgttcatccattcatcaattCACGCCCAAACACCCATGGCCATGATTaattcatccacccacccatccgtGGATCCATCCATCATCCAGTTATTCACTCGTCCACCCATCAcgcttccatccatccatccatgaaCACAGCCACCTAtctaaacacacatatatttatgccTGAATTCATCCACCTCTACCCGCACGCATTCCGCAGGCCCTGGCAGGCCCCGCCGGCCCCCTACCTCTCTCCAGGTCGAGCAGATAGTTGGGGGCGAGCTCGATGGAGGAGCAGTTCCAGCGCATGTCGGCGAAGGCCCGGCGGCAGGCCTTCATGACCTCGCGGGCGGCGCGCACGACGGTGTGCATGAGCTCCAGGTTGCTGCGGCACAGCTGCACCTGCGCCGACACCAGGCCCTCCAGCTGCTTGCAGTGCTGCGTCTGGTTCAGCGCCAGGGCCGCCGGGGTCCTGGACAGGGCCCTGCACACGGCCAGAAGGCAGCACCAGTGAGCAGGAAGGCAGGGCCGAGAGGGACCCTGCTGCCTCCACCCACTGTATGGCCCCAGCCTCTTCTCACTGGGCCTGGGGCCTTTACTGGAAGGAGCTGGGAAAGCAGGAGGCCAAGCAGTGCCGTCCCCAGCAGGGTAACGGCTCTCCCTCCCgcccctgtgtgaccttgggcacgtCCCTGTCCTTTTCTGGGCCTGAGGCGCTCATTCATAACATAGGATTgtggccctccccccaccctaccTAGGCTTTATTATAATTAGACTAACAGTTTTCTAGTCCACAACGCACTCACATCCATTGCCTTATTTAGTCCTCACACAGCtgtggattattattttttatgcaaCATTCACTCAATACTGAGCCAGACACTATGCTAGATGCTAGATTATAGTCATCAGCATAATATACATTATTAATTGAGCACTTACTAGATGCACAGTGTGAGGAGCTTCCCATTTTGGCTTCATTAATTATTAAATCCATATATTAGGCTGTAAAAATACCACGTACATGCAAGGGATTTATGAAAAGATTAAAGCCACTCAATTTTGTGATAAATAGGATTTAGCCAttaacttggacttccctggtggctcagatagtaaagaatccacctgcaatgcaggagacctgggttcagtccctgggttgggaagatcccctggagaagggcatggcaacccactccagtattcgtgtctgtagaatccccatggacagaggagtctggcgggctacagtccatggggtcgcaaagagttggacacaactgagtgactaagcacacagccaTTAACTTGTTGTGTGACTTTAGATAAATCACtgtcctctctgggtctcagtgtcTGTACCTGTAAACTGTAGTCCCCAGAGCAGGCTCCAGTGAGACACTCTGAAAAAGCAGATCCATGGTCAAGCACATTTTGGGGATGTGATATACTATATCCCCTCTTGAAGAATAATAAtgcatatttccattttaaaggcCCTGAGAAGTCCTGCAGTAAAGCAACAGGCTTGGTTTGTAACTTCCAAGTCTGCTGAGCACAAAACCCTTTATTTAAAGAGTCCTAACCTCATCCATGCTTTGGGAATGCTGACCAAGACGGTTCCCTATGAACCCTGATGATGCTATAGGACCTCTGAGCTTCCCAGATCCCAGCTCTGAGCACTGAAATTCTAAGACTTTAGGACCAGGGGACCATCCTGGATTCACCTTCTTCCCAGGCCTTCTCTCAGGAGCAGACTGCATCAGGCTGCACCTCCTCTAAGTGGAGGCTAGAGGGACCCCACAGTTTTAAAGAGTTCCACATAGACCTGGTCCCTACCCTAGGGCCAGCTGGTCCTCAGAAATCCAGCAGAGACCTTGGAGGGACAAGGGGAAAGCAGGGGCCAGCCTTCAGGCCTGGGTGCTGTGTGTCTCACTTGCTGGGACCATAGCAGACCTCATCCAGGGTCAGGGCTGAGACCTGGCAAGGCCTGGATTCCTGAGCCCCTGGGCTGAGATCCCAAGGGAGGCAGCCCAGTGCCAAAGAACAGCACAGGCCTAGGCAGACTCTTGGCCCTGTCACCCCCGCCTCCGTCACCCGCACTCCcccatgaccttgagcaaggcaAGTAACCTCTCCCCTCTCAGTACTGTCTGGGGGATTAACTCTGGCGTGTCACATGCTCTGTCCAGGGCTGACACACCACGGCCAGTGCCCTGTGATGAAATCTACTACATTACTGCACTGGTGGCCTCTTCCCACCTTAGCCTTCTGCACCTACTTAGTCAAGGTCAAGGGCACCCCTCTGACTTCACGGCCACTCAGGTGGCAAGCCTGCCACCACCCCAGTGCTCTCCAGCCTCTTGTCCTTTTTCCCCCACAGATTGAAATATCCACCATACCAGACTCCTAGCTTCTCTGACAGGGACTACCCTGACACCACGCCTGTGTCCAGACTTCTCCTGGTGCCAGGAATGCCCTTCCCCTGTTCCTGTGcctaaatgaaaaaatgaacttgatctgcttctgggagaaatatttactaagcacaaCTCTTCCCAGATTCATTTGGTAGTGAAGGATATAGATCCTTTCCTCAAGGAGCCCCTCAACAGACAGTTGCACAGACCTGTCACCAGTTATAAGGCAACCTAGATGTTCCAGCTCATGGACTGGCCCAGGGGAGAGCTCAGGCTTTGGGcaacagctgtgtgacctgggtaagttactcaacctctctgggcctcatggTCTTCATCTGTTATAAGGAAATGATAAATTCTACTTCTAAGGATTATGGTTAAGATTTAAATGTGATAATGTCTGGAAAGCATTTGGAGTATTCATAAATGGAATTCCTCACTTGTTGCCACCTGAATCTTGGACCAGAgggagtcagaagacctgggttgggacTCAAGCTCTGGCCTCTACGTCCTGCGCAATCTAGGGTAAATCGCTGCCACTGTCTGAGCATCAACCACAAAATGAGGATTCCTGGAGGCCTTGCAGGGGCCAAGTGAAATGATATGTGCTTATAGGTACTAGTAGGTTAGTTggcttcctcctgcctctctctgccaTGCTCCTACCACTCCAAAATATAGAAATCTTTCCAGAGGCCTGGGAAGCAGAGCCGGGGCAAGTGAGCACGGCCTGGGGG is a window of Cervus canadensis isolate Bull #8, Minnesota chromosome 11, ASM1932006v1, whole genome shotgun sequence DNA encoding:
- the WNT11 gene encoding protein Wnt-11, whose product is MKARPQVCQALLFALALQTSVCYGIKWLALSRTPAALALNQTQHCKQLEGLVSAQVQLCRSNLELMHTVVRAAREVMKACRRAFADMRWNCSSIELAPNYLLDLERGTRESAFVYALSAAAISHAIARACTSGDLPGCSCGPVPGEPPGPGNRWGGCADNLSYGLLMGAKFSDAPMKVKKTGSQANKLMRLHNSEVGRQALRASLEMKCKCHGVSGSCSIRTCWKGLQELRDVAADLKTRYLSATKVVHRPMGTRKHLVPKDLDIRPVKDSELVYLQSSPDFCMKNEKVGSHGTQDRQCNKTSHGSDSCDLMCCGRGYNPYTDRVVERCHCKYHWCCYVTCRRCERTVERYVCK